The following proteins come from a genomic window of Nocardiopsis sp. YSL2:
- a CDS encoding DsbA family protein: MPQSAAPAQDQDVLYADMWFDPACPWAWITSRWLLEVEKVRPVKVRWHVMSLAVLNEDKDVPEDYRALLRTAWSAVRVCVAAEQRFGPQVLGDLYTALGTRFHNRKQERDDDTVRAALADAGLPEDLVEAGGSTDYDEALRASHAEAMKLVGEDVGTPVVQVEGVSFFGPVLTPTPRGEDAGRLWDGVRLVAGTDGFFELKRTRTRGPVFD; the protein is encoded by the coding sequence ATGCCCCAGTCCGCCGCCCCCGCCCAAGACCAGGACGTCCTGTACGCGGACATGTGGTTCGACCCCGCGTGCCCCTGGGCCTGGATCACCTCCCGGTGGCTGCTCGAGGTCGAGAAGGTCCGCCCCGTCAAGGTGCGCTGGCACGTGATGAGCCTGGCCGTCCTCAACGAGGACAAGGACGTCCCCGAGGACTACCGCGCCCTGCTCCGGACCGCCTGGTCCGCGGTCCGGGTGTGCGTGGCCGCCGAGCAGCGCTTCGGCCCGCAGGTCCTGGGCGACCTCTACACCGCGCTCGGCACCCGCTTCCACAACCGGAAGCAGGAGCGCGACGACGACACCGTCCGCGCGGCCCTGGCCGACGCGGGCCTGCCCGAGGACCTCGTCGAGGCCGGCGGCTCCACGGACTACGATGAGGCCCTGCGCGCCTCCCACGCGGAGGCGATGAAGCTGGTCGGCGAGGACGTCGGCACCCCCGTCGTCCAGGTCGAGGGCGTGTCCTTCTTCGGGCCGGTCCTCACACCGACCCCGCGCGGGGAGGATGCCGGACGGCTGTGGGACGGCGTGCGCCTGGTCGCCGGAACCGACGGCTTCTTCGAGCTCAAGCGCACCCGTACGCGGGGCCCCGTCTTCGACTGA
- the pepN gene encoding aminopeptidase N, with protein MAGNLTRDEARERARILSVDSYAVELDLTTGDETFRSTTVIRFSSTEAGARTFVDLTAPALRSAVLNGRELDTEELFDGERLVLPDLAARNELTVVADAAYMRTGEGLHRFVDPVDDSVYLYTQFETADAHRMFTCFDQPDLKATFELTVFAPSSWEVVSNSAPDVRKEATGAEDRVRWHFPATPVVSTYITALIAGPYHVVRDEHDGIPLGLYCRASLAEHLDSDALFEVTKQGFDFFHGLFDLRYPFGKYDQLFVPEFNAGAMENAGAVTFLEDYVFRSRVTDARYERRAETILHEMAHMWFGDLVTMRWWDDLWLNESFATYASVYSQANATKWTDAWTTFANVEKSWALRQDQLPSTHPIAADMVDIQAVEVNFDGITYAKGASVLKQLAAYVGVDSFFAGVRAYFKENAFGNTELKDLLRHLEAASGRDLSGWSREWLETTGVNTMRPDFGVDGDGHFTSFAVLQEAAEDHPTLRSHRLAIGLYDRTDAGIVRRERVELDVSGARTEVPELVGRAQPDLVLINDDDLTFTKIRLDERSLRTVVEGAGEITESLPRALCFGAAWDMTRDAEMAARDYVQLVISGISGVDDVMVAQTLLRQATAALLNYADPAWRPFGFELLADRLRELLGTAEPGGDLQLAYANALADTAVSDAHLSLLRGLLDGAITVDGLTVDTDLRWTLLRRLVAKGKAGEDEITAELERDPTATGQRHAAGARAAIPTAEAKAAAWDRIVGEELANAEFRATLMGFTEPGQAELYRPYMEKYFAQLAPAWEKWTGEFAQSFAEMCYPSSLVEEATLERTDAYIEEADPAPALRRLLVEGRAGVERALRARAMDIAAGQQRG; from the coding sequence GTGGCAGGGAACCTGACACGGGACGAGGCGCGGGAACGGGCTCGGATCCTGAGCGTGGACTCCTACGCCGTGGAGCTGGACCTGACCACGGGGGACGAGACCTTTCGGTCCACCACCGTCATCCGGTTCTCCAGCACGGAGGCGGGTGCCCGCACGTTCGTGGACCTGACCGCCCCCGCGCTGCGTTCGGCGGTCCTCAACGGCCGTGAGCTCGACACGGAGGAGCTGTTCGACGGCGAGCGCCTCGTCCTTCCGGACCTGGCCGCCCGGAACGAGCTGACGGTCGTCGCCGACGCCGCCTACATGCGCACGGGCGAGGGCCTGCACCGGTTCGTGGACCCGGTCGACGACTCGGTGTACCTGTACACCCAGTTCGAGACGGCCGACGCGCACCGCATGTTCACGTGCTTCGACCAGCCCGACCTGAAGGCGACCTTCGAGCTGACGGTGTTCGCCCCCTCCTCCTGGGAGGTCGTGTCCAACAGCGCGCCGGACGTGCGCAAGGAGGCGACCGGCGCCGAGGACCGGGTGCGCTGGCACTTCCCGGCCACCCCCGTGGTGTCGACCTACATCACCGCCCTCATCGCGGGCCCGTACCACGTGGTGCGCGACGAGCACGACGGCATCCCGCTGGGCCTGTACTGCCGGGCCTCGCTCGCCGAGCACCTGGACTCCGACGCCCTGTTCGAGGTCACCAAGCAGGGCTTCGACTTCTTCCACGGGCTGTTCGACCTGCGCTACCCGTTCGGCAAGTACGACCAGCTCTTCGTCCCCGAGTTCAACGCGGGCGCGATGGAGAACGCCGGGGCGGTCACGTTCCTGGAGGACTACGTCTTCCGCTCCCGCGTGACCGACGCCCGCTACGAGCGGCGCGCCGAGACCATCCTGCACGAGATGGCGCACATGTGGTTCGGCGACCTGGTCACCATGCGCTGGTGGGACGACCTGTGGCTCAACGAGTCGTTCGCGACCTACGCCAGCGTCTACAGCCAGGCCAACGCCACCAAGTGGACGGACGCGTGGACCACGTTCGCGAACGTGGAGAAGTCCTGGGCCCTGCGCCAGGACCAGCTGCCCTCCACCCACCCCATCGCCGCCGACATGGTCGACATCCAGGCGGTGGAGGTCAACTTCGACGGCATCACCTACGCCAAGGGCGCCTCCGTCCTCAAGCAGCTCGCGGCGTACGTGGGCGTGGACTCCTTCTTCGCGGGCGTACGCGCCTACTTCAAGGAGAACGCCTTCGGCAACACCGAGCTGAAGGACCTGCTGCGCCACCTGGAGGCCGCCTCCGGCCGCGACCTGTCGGGCTGGTCCCGCGAGTGGCTGGAGACGACGGGCGTGAACACGATGCGCCCGGACTTCGGGGTCGACGGCGACGGTCACTTCACCTCGTTCGCCGTGCTGCAGGAGGCCGCCGAGGACCACCCGACGCTGCGCTCGCACCGCCTGGCGATCGGCCTGTACGACCGCACCGACGCCGGGATCGTGCGCCGCGAGCGCGTGGAACTGGACGTCAGCGGCGCCCGCACCGAGGTGCCCGAGCTCGTCGGCCGGGCCCAGCCCGACCTCGTGCTGATCAACGACGACGACCTCACCTTCACCAAGATCCGCCTGGACGAGCGCTCCCTGCGCACCGTGGTGGAGGGCGCCGGCGAGATCACCGAGTCGCTGCCCCGCGCGCTGTGCTTCGGCGCCGCCTGGGACATGACCCGGGACGCGGAGATGGCCGCCCGCGACTACGTCCAGCTGGTGATCTCCGGCATCAGCGGTGTGGACGACGTCATGGTCGCGCAGACCCTGCTGCGCCAGGCCACGGCGGCGCTGCTGAACTACGCCGACCCTGCGTGGCGCCCGTTCGGCTTCGAGCTGCTCGCCGACCGCCTGCGCGAGCTGCTCGGTACCGCCGAACCCGGCGGCGACCTCCAGCTCGCCTACGCCAACGCGCTCGCCGACACGGCGGTCAGCGACGCCCACCTGTCACTGCTCAGGGGCCTGTTGGACGGCGCCATCACGGTGGACGGCCTGACCGTGGACACCGACCTGCGGTGGACCCTGCTGCGCCGCCTGGTCGCCAAGGGCAAGGCCGGCGAGGACGAGATCACCGCGGAGCTGGAGCGCGACCCGACGGCGACCGGCCAGCGGCACGCCGCCGGCGCCCGAGCCGCGATCCCCACGGCTGAGGCCAAGGCGGCCGCCTGGGACCGGATCGTCGGCGAGGAGCTGGCCAACGCCGAGTTCCGCGCGACCCTGATGGGCTTCACCGAGCCGGGCCAGGCCGAGCTGTACCGGCCCTACATGGAGAAGTACTTCGCGCAGCTGGCTCCGGCCTGGGAGAAGTGGACGGGCGAGTTCGCCCAGTCGTTCGCGGAGATGTGCTACCCGAGCTCCCTGGTGGAGGAGGCGACGCTGGAGCGCACGGACGCCTACATCGAGGAGGCGGACCCGGCCCCGGCCCTGCGCCGCCTGCTGGTCGAGGGCCGCGCCGGTGTGGAGCGCGCGCTGCGCGCCCGGGCGATGGACATCGCCGCGGGTCAGCAGCGCGGCTGA
- the malQ gene encoding 4-alpha-glucanotransferase, whose protein sequence is MKDVQLARVAEQYGIATSYEDWRGRRVRVGPDTIRHVLSALGVDPDRPAADSAPGPLPPAVVVREHKAPDLVLPEGARSGVETSDGSLLPFGPGLPLGVHTLHVTVGGAEHDAPLLVVPDRIEPSALRHDRRLWGLMTQVYSVRSRASWGVGDLRDLAELADWSGRDLGADFALINPVHATEPLPPLEPSPYLPVSRRYVSPLYIRIEDVPEYARLDPAQREGIQRLARPLRERGRTADLLDRDAVWEAKRSALEILFQVSRAPGREAALRTYLEREGQPLVEFATWCALAEEYGADFRSWPVRLRDVSAHAVGEEALRRWPTVEFHRWLQWLLDDQLSHAQATACAAGMDVGIVHDLAIGVQAGGADAWMYGDALVPGLHVGAPPDEFNRRGQDWGQPPWNPRRLAELGYAPFRQMISQALRHSGGVRVDHVMGLFRLWCVPEGAPADEGTYVRFDHEGMVGTLALAAHRADAVVIGEDLGTVEPWVRDHLRDRGLLGTSVLWFEQERDGTPRAPEDWRADCLATVATHDLPPVASFLSAEHVELRDRLGLLGRPVEEERADSEERVERWRAHLVGLGLLDPGVDPVADPAAVVAAMHAYLVRTPARMLGVALTDVVGERRMQNQPGTSTEYPNWRIPLTSAEGEPVLVDELLADPRMVARIRRTLGPLGHGGAADDLP, encoded by the coding sequence GTGAAGGACGTTCAGCTGGCCCGCGTGGCCGAGCAGTACGGGATCGCGACGAGCTACGAGGACTGGCGGGGCCGACGGGTGCGGGTGGGACCCGACACCATCCGCCATGTCCTGTCGGCGCTGGGGGTGGACCCGGACCGGCCGGCGGCGGACTCCGCCCCGGGTCCCCTGCCGCCCGCGGTCGTCGTCCGCGAGCACAAGGCACCCGACCTGGTCCTGCCCGAGGGCGCCCGCAGCGGGGTCGAGACCTCCGACGGCTCCCTGCTGCCCTTCGGTCCCGGACTGCCCCTGGGTGTGCACACCCTCCACGTCACCGTGGGCGGTGCCGAGCACGACGCGCCCCTGCTCGTGGTCCCCGACCGGATCGAGCCGAGCGCCCTGCGCCACGACCGGCGCCTGTGGGGACTCATGACCCAGGTCTACAGCGTGCGCTCCCGCGCCTCCTGGGGCGTGGGCGATCTGCGCGACCTGGCCGAACTCGCCGACTGGAGCGGTCGCGACCTGGGCGCCGACTTCGCCCTGATCAATCCGGTGCACGCCACCGAGCCGCTCCCGCCGCTGGAGCCCTCCCCGTACCTGCCGGTGAGCCGCCGCTACGTCAGTCCCCTCTACATCCGCATCGAGGACGTGCCCGAGTACGCCCGTCTGGACCCGGCCCAGAGGGAGGGCATCCAGCGCCTGGCCCGGCCGCTGCGCGAACGCGGGCGCACCGCCGACCTGCTCGACCGCGACGCCGTGTGGGAGGCCAAGCGCTCCGCCCTGGAGATCCTCTTCCAGGTGTCCCGCGCCCCCGGCCGCGAGGCCGCGCTGCGGACCTACCTCGAACGCGAGGGCCAGCCGCTGGTGGAGTTCGCCACCTGGTGCGCGCTGGCCGAGGAGTACGGGGCCGACTTCCGGTCGTGGCCGGTCCGCCTGCGCGACGTCTCCGCCCACGCCGTCGGCGAGGAGGCCCTGCGCCGGTGGCCGACCGTGGAGTTCCACCGGTGGCTCCAGTGGCTGCTCGACGACCAGCTCTCCCATGCCCAGGCCACCGCGTGCGCGGCCGGGATGGATGTCGGCATCGTGCACGACCTCGCCATCGGGGTGCAGGCCGGCGGCGCGGACGCCTGGATGTACGGAGACGCCCTGGTGCCGGGGCTGCACGTGGGCGCCCCGCCGGACGAGTTCAACCGGCGGGGCCAGGACTGGGGACAGCCGCCCTGGAACCCGCGACGGCTCGCGGAACTGGGCTACGCCCCCTTCCGCCAGATGATCTCCCAGGCGCTGCGGCACTCCGGCGGGGTCCGCGTGGACCACGTCATGGGGCTGTTCCGGCTGTGGTGCGTCCCCGAGGGAGCGCCCGCCGACGAGGGGACCTACGTGCGCTTCGACCACGAGGGCATGGTGGGCACCCTGGCGCTGGCCGCCCACCGCGCCGACGCGGTGGTCATCGGCGAGGACCTGGGCACGGTCGAACCGTGGGTGCGCGACCACCTCCGCGACCGTGGACTGCTGGGCACGTCCGTTCTGTGGTTCGAGCAGGAGAGGGACGGCACACCCCGCGCACCGGAGGACTGGCGCGCCGACTGCCTGGCCACGGTCGCCACCCACGACCTGCCGCCGGTGGCGTCCTTCCTGTCCGCCGAGCACGTGGAGCTGCGGGACCGCCTGGGCCTGCTCGGCCGTCCCGTGGAGGAGGAACGCGCCGACTCCGAGGAACGGGTCGAGCGGTGGCGCGCCCACCTCGTCGGGCTCGGGCTGCTCGACCCCGGTGTGGACCCGGTGGCCGACCCGGCCGCCGTGGTCGCCGCGATGCACGCCTACCTGGTGCGGACCCCGGCACGCATGCTGGGGGTGGCGCTCACCGACGTGGTGGGGGAGCGCCGGATGCAGAACCAGCCGGGGACCAGCACGGAGTACCCGAACTGGCGGATCCCGCTCACGAGCGCCGAGGGCGAGCCGGTGCTGGTGGACGAACTCCTCGCCGACCCGCGCATGGTCGCGCGGATCCGCCGCACCCTCGGCCCGCTCGGCCACGGCGGCGCGGCCGACGACCTCCCCTGA
- a CDS encoding MFS transporter, with amino-acid sequence MWSNYRRLFAVPHVLSLLSWSLLARFYMPGQMIAVTFLVVEWTGSYTYAGVVAGAFTLGMALVGPLRGRMADRGGSDRLVLVCGAVFTTGLVVLALFPASLWWLAVPLALGTGLFGSPANQIVRALWPRLTRGPERQAIYAAEATTQELLFVFSPILTAGVVASWGARWSLLVLAVLALAGSIGFALALRRAGVTGPAPVEPAAAAAGDASGAAGGAAGRAGAGRRRSLVLHPVLGLLFAMCLLMIVGIIGTDLMIVAWANELDAPEYVMVLASVWALGSLVGGMVSGAVKGPPNLVRRCFATTLGLALVLPFLPPITHLPTPLLATPVLFLAGLAVAPTLAAVMGRIGDSAPSDRRAEAFGWLATAMGVGAAIAGPLAGGLIDGFGIAGGTAATVGALLVASVLSLFAVRRRAAASPLPERTVS; translated from the coding sequence GTGTGGTCCAACTACCGGCGCCTGTTCGCCGTCCCCCACGTCCTGTCCCTGCTGAGCTGGTCCCTGCTCGCCCGGTTCTACATGCCGGGCCAGATGATCGCGGTCACCTTCCTGGTGGTGGAGTGGACGGGGTCCTACACCTACGCGGGTGTGGTCGCGGGCGCGTTCACCCTGGGCATGGCACTGGTGGGGCCGCTGCGCGGGCGGATGGCGGACCGGGGCGGCAGCGACCGCCTGGTTCTGGTGTGCGGCGCGGTGTTCACCACGGGACTGGTGGTGCTGGCACTGTTCCCGGCGTCACTGTGGTGGCTGGCGGTTCCGCTGGCCCTGGGCACCGGCCTGTTCGGCTCCCCGGCCAACCAGATCGTGCGCGCCCTGTGGCCGCGGCTGACGCGCGGCCCCGAGCGCCAGGCCATCTACGCCGCCGAGGCGACGACGCAGGAACTGCTGTTCGTGTTCTCCCCGATCCTGACGGCCGGTGTGGTGGCGTCCTGGGGTGCGCGCTGGTCGCTGCTGGTGCTCGCCGTCCTGGCGCTGGCGGGATCCATCGGGTTCGCTCTGGCTCTGCGGCGGGCCGGTGTCACCGGGCCGGCTCCCGTCGAACCGGCCGCCGCGGCGGCCGGAGACGCGTCCGGGGCCGCGGGCGGAGCCGCTGGCCGTGCCGGGGCCGGCCGTCGGCGGAGCCTGGTCCTGCACCCGGTCCTGGGCCTGCTCTTCGCGATGTGCCTGCTGATGATCGTCGGGATCATCGGCACGGACCTGATGATCGTGGCGTGGGCCAACGAGCTCGACGCACCCGAGTACGTGATGGTGCTGGCGTCGGTGTGGGCGCTGGGCTCCCTGGTCGGCGGAATGGTCTCCGGAGCCGTGAAGGGCCCGCCGAACCTGGTGCGCCGCTGCTTCGCCACCACGCTGGGCCTGGCCCTCGTGCTGCCGTTCCTGCCTCCGATCACGCACCTGCCCACACCCCTGCTGGCCACGCCGGTGCTGTTCCTGGCCGGACTGGCGGTCGCTCCGACCCTGGCCGCGGTGATGGGCCGGATCGGGGACAGTGCCCCCTCCGATCGGCGGGCGGAGGCCTTCGGCTGGCTGGCCACGGCCATGGGTGTGGGCGCCGCGATCGCGGGTCCGCTGGCCGGCGGCCTCATCGACGGCTTCGGTATCGCGGGCGGCACCGCCGCCACGGTGGGCGCCCTGCTCGTGGCGTCGGTCCTGAGCCTGTTCGCCGTTCGGCGCCGGGCGGCCGCGAGCCCGTTGCCGGAGCGGACCGTTTCCTGA